The Desmonostoc muscorum LEGE 12446 genome includes a region encoding these proteins:
- a CDS encoding nSTAND1 domain-containing NTPase: MARYALVLGIAKYDNFNNLPKAVNDAQQIAKLLREQGRFDVQPLPGKLIESENRWEITPDKKLTGKELGQALRIFLLEKAKGAEALIYFAGHGFEAPSLTGEAKGYLATSDCNKIDGQNAIAFDDLNTLIGKSQLSSLVVLLDCCYAGSLLERSFIKSGFSVFNSKQDYSLITASRALERAREDAEGGIFTKAILKGLAEDKADEATGEINVNDLMSFVSRELKQSGQEPIYMGGGRSIPLVWYPPKNLVVITEVLEECPYRGLEAFDKQHAKFFFGRQKVVNDIQQKLDLAKFVPIIGASGSGKSSVVRAGLIPQLDNNEWQVLEPIKPGFKPLRKLSGAFEQFFQGFEKEEQLENLIYTEPNSLPAILENLPGSAKFLLVVDQFEEVFTGGASQQEKQRFIDLLTQVVEITNSRLAVVITMRADFLEPCLQYPSLTELIQTQAVFMPPLTGVDLKDTIAEPAKLQGHSVEERLVLKILEDVKQEPGFLPLLEFALTKLWEKRDRNKHQLTLEEYEKLGGLTGALNLHAEKVYHYQDYQKESPTPERSQQEKEWIGRIFLRLVRTGEGEKDTRQRQAKATLLNIAGDDSKQRQQLSKLLDGEAGLVKGRLLVTGKDEKGEAWIDLAHEALIEGWQQFAQWRQKDRDLRRLSDRLEDTRREWLNKRQDDKYLMQGGLLAEVRDSWQQLQTHLQSPQEDEDFYKRSDAYEKDRIAELERALTESQLREKAARVENLLTVQPLDSLVLAIQAMGENQEKLPQQILAPVQNSLNQVMNKVKVSIPFRGHEGDVWSVAISTDGQTIASGGNDGTVRLWNLQGHPLAEPFRGHKDYVRSVAISTDGRTIVSGGNDGTVRLWNLQGHPLAEPFCGHEGDVWSVAISKDGQTIVSGGRDGTVRLWNLQGHPLAEPFRGHENYVMSVAISTDGQTIVSGGSDDTVRLWNLQGHPLAEPLLAHAGGVNSVAISTDGQTIVSGGNDRTVRLWNLQGHPLTEPFRGHEDYVRSVAISTDGQTIVSGGRDGTMRLWNLQGHPLTEPLGGHENYVRSVAISTDGQTIVSGDGDGTVWLWNLQGHPLTEPLLAHAGGVNSVAISTDGQTIVSGGNDSTVRLWNLQGHPLTEPFRGHENYINSVAISTDGQTIVSGCKYNTVRLWNLQGHPLAEPFRGHRCGVNSVAISTDGQTIVSGDGDGTVRLWNLQGHLLAKPFNAHGSDVNSVAISTDGQTIVSGGNYGTVRLWNLQGDPLAEPFRSYEDYVRSVAISTDGQTIVSGGHDGTVRLWNLQGHPLAEPFRGHKGDVNSVAISTDGQTIVSGGHDGTVRLWNLQGHLLAEPFPAHKGNVRSVAISTDGQTIVSGGDDGTVRLWRGGWPAWLQVCCNRLRYHPIFTNPQTEEAKAACEVCQKYVWSKEADKSGD; encoded by the coding sequence ATGGCTAGATATGCGCTGGTGTTGGGAATTGCTAAGTATGACAATTTCAACAACCTACCAAAGGCTGTCAATGATGCACAACAAATCGCCAAACTGCTGCGCGAACAAGGTCGGTTTGATGTTCAGCCTTTACCTGGCAAGTTAATCGAGAGTGAGAATCGCTGGGAGATTACACCAGATAAAAAGTTAACTGGTAAGGAACTGGGACAAGCACTGAGAATATTTTTGTTAGAAAAGGCCAAAGGTGCGGAAGCATTAATTTATTTTGCTGGGCATGGATTTGAAGCACCAAGCCTGACAGGTGAAGCGAAAGGGTATTTGGCAACATCGGATTGTAACAAAATCGATGGACAAAATGCGATCGCCTTTGATGACCTCAACACTTTAATCGGGAAATCTCAACTCAGCAGCTTGGTGGTATTGCTGGACTGCTGCTATGCTGGGTCTTTATTAGAGAGGAGTTTTATCAAATCTGGTTTCTCCGTTTTCAACAGCAAACAAGACTACAGCTTAATTACAGCCTCTCGTGCCTTGGAAAGGGCGCGTGAAGATGCCGAAGGTGGAATTTTCACCAAAGCAATTCTCAAAGGACTTGCTGAAGATAAAGCTGATGAAGCTACCGGGGAAATTAATGTCAATGACTTGATGAGCTTCGTTTCACGGGAACTCAAGCAAAGCGGACAAGAACCGATTTACATGGGCGGTGGTAGGTCAATTCCTTTGGTTTGGTATCCACCCAAGAATTTAGTAGTTATTACAGAAGTGCTGGAAGAATGTCCCTATCGGGGCTTAGAAGCTTTTGACAAGCAACACGCAAAATTCTTTTTTGGTCGTCAAAAAGTAGTTAATGATATTCAACAGAAACTCGACTTGGCTAAATTTGTCCCCATCATTGGCGCGTCGGGCAGTGGTAAATCTTCAGTAGTCCGGGCGGGTTTAATTCCCCAATTAGATAATAATGAGTGGCAGGTCTTAGAACCAATCAAGCCAGGATTTAAGCCTTTAAGAAAATTGAGCGGAGCTTTTGAACAATTTTTTCAGGGGTTTGAAAAAGAGGAGCAGCTTGAGAATTTGATTTACACTGAGCCGAATAGTTTACCTGCAATTCTGGAAAATCTCCCTGGTTCGGCAAAATTCTTGCTGGTGGTGGATCAGTTTGAGGAAGTATTTACTGGCGGTGCTAGTCAGCAAGAAAAGCAGAGATTTATTGACTTATTGACTCAGGTAGTAGAGATTACCAATTCGCGGTTAGCAGTTGTGATTACCATGCGAGCAGATTTTCTTGAACCCTGTTTGCAATATCCCTCCTTGACTGAGCTGATTCAAACCCAGGCAGTTTTTATGCCGCCTTTAACCGGAGTTGATTTAAAGGACACGATCGCCGAACCAGCCAAACTTCAAGGTCATAGTGTTGAAGAACGGCTAGTACTGAAGATTTTAGAAGATGTGAAACAAGAACCAGGGTTTTTGCCTCTGTTGGAGTTTGCTTTAACTAAACTCTGGGAGAAACGCGATCGCAACAAACATCAACTCACTTTAGAAGAATATGAAAAGTTGGGAGGATTAACAGGGGCGTTGAATCTCCATGCAGAAAAAGTTTATCACTACCAAGATTACCAGAAGGAATCCCCAACCCCAGAACGCAGTCAGCAGGAAAAAGAATGGATTGGGCGAATTTTTCTGCGGTTAGTGCGAACGGGAGAGGGAGAAAAAGACACTCGCCAGCGCCAAGCAAAAGCCACACTATTAAATATTGCAGGTGATGACTCAAAGCAACGGCAACAACTCAGTAAGTTGCTAGATGGTGAAGCGGGGTTAGTTAAGGGACGCTTGTTGGTTACAGGGAAAGATGAGAAGGGAGAAGCCTGGATTGATTTAGCCCATGAAGCTTTAATTGAAGGTTGGCAGCAGTTCGCCCAGTGGCGACAAAAAGATCGAGATTTGCGGCGATTGAGCGATCGCTTGGAAGATACTCGGCGGGAATGGTTGAACAAAAGGCAGGATGACAAATATTTGATGCAAGGGGGATTGCTGGCAGAAGTGAGGGATAGCTGGCAACAATTGCAGACCCATTTACAATCACCCCAGGAAGATGAAGATTTTTACAAACGCAGTGATGCTTATGAAAAAGACCGCATTGCCGAACTAGAAAGAGCGCTTACTGAATCCCAACTGCGAGAAAAGGCGGCAAGGGTAGAGAATTTATTGACTGTCCAACCCCTAGATAGTCTAGTGCTGGCAATTCAAGCTATGGGTGAGAATCAAGAGAAATTACCCCAACAGATTCTCGCACCAGTTCAGAATAGTTTGAATCAGGTAATGAATAAAGTAAAAGTCTCCATTCCCTTCCGTGGTCATGAGGGTGATGTCTGGTCTGTCGCCATAAGCACAGATGGGCAGACTATTGCCAGTGGCGGTAATGACGGCACAGTGAGGTTGTGGAACCTGCAAGGTCATCCCCTAGCTGAACCCTTCCGTGGTCATAAAGATTATGTCAGATCTGTCGCCATAAGCACAGATGGACGGACTATTGTCAGTGGCGGTAATGACGGCACAGTGAGGTTGTGGAACCTGCAAGGTCATCCCTTAGCTGAACCCTTCTGTGGTCATGAGGGTGATGTCTGGTCTGTCGCCATTAGCAAAGATGGGCAGACTATTGTCAGTGGCGGACGTGACGGCACAGTGAGGTTGTGGAACCTGCAAGGTCATCCCCTGGCTGAACCCTTCCGTGGTCATGAGAATTATGTCATGTCTGTCGCTATTAGCACAGATGGGCAGACTATTGTCAGTGGTGGTAGTGACGACACAGTGAGGTTGTGGAACCTGCAAGGTCATCCCCTGGCTGAACCCCTCCTTGCTCACGCAGGTGGTGTCAATTCTGTCGCCATTAGCACAGATGGGCAAACTATTGTCAGTGGCGGTAATGACCGCACAGTCCGCTTATGGAACCTGCAAGGTCATCCTCTGACTGAACCCTTCCGTGGTCATGAGGATTATGTCAGATCTGTCGCCATAAGCACAGATGGGCAGACTATTGTCAGTGGCGGTCGTGACGGCACAATGCGGTTGTGGAACCTGCAAGGTCATCCTCTGACTGAACCTTTGGGTGGTCATGAGAATTATGTCAGGTCTGTCGCCATTAGCACAGATGGGCAGACTATTGTCAGTGGTGATGGTGACGGTACTGTGTGGTTGTGGAACCTGCAAGGTCATCCTCTGACTGAACCCCTCCTTGCTCACGCAGGTGGTGTCAATTCTGTCGCCATTAGCACAGATGGGCAGACTATTGTCAGTGGCGGTAATGACAGCACAGTCCGCTTATGGAACCTGCAAGGTCATCCTCTGACTGAACCCTTCCGTGGTCATGAAAATTATATCAATTCTGTCGCCATAAGCACAGATGGGCAGACTATTGTCAGTGGCTGTAAGTACAATACAGTGCGGTTGTGGAATCTACAAGGTCATCCCCTAGCTGAACCCTTCCGTGGTCATCGATGTGGTGTCAATTCTGTTGCCATTAGCACAGATGGGCAGACTATTGTCAGTGGCGATGGTGACGGCACAGTGCGTTTGTGGAACCTGCAAGGTCATCTCCTAGCTAAACCCTTCAATGCTCATGGGAGTGATGTCAATTCTGTCGCTATTAGCACAGATGGGCAGACTATTGTCAGTGGCGGTAATTACGGCACAGTGCGGTTGTGGAACCTACAAGGTGATCCCCTAGCTGAACCCTTCCGTAGTTATGAGGATTATGTCAGATCTGTCGCCATTAGCACAGATGGGCAGACTATTGTCAGTGGCGGTCATGACGGCACAGTGCGGTTGTGGAACCTGCAAGGTCATCCCCTAGCTGAACCCTTTCGTGGTCATAAGGGTGATGTCAATTCTGTCGCTATTAGCACAGATGGGCAGACTATTGTCAGTGGTGGTCATGACGGCACAGTGCGGTTGTGGAACCTGCAAGGTCATCTCCTGGCTGAACCCTTCCCTGCTCATAAGGGTAATGTCAGATCTGTCGCCATTAGCACAGATGGGCAGACTATTGTCAGTGGCGGTGATGACGGCACGGTGCGGTTGTGGCGGGGTGGTTGGCCTGCATGGTTGCAAGTCTGTTGCAACAGGTTGCGTTACCATCCCATCTTCACCAATCCGCAAACAGAGGAGGCAAAAGCCGCTTGCGAAGTCTGCCAAAAATATGTTTGGAGTAAAGAAGCAGATAAAAGCGGGGATTAA
- the treZ gene encoding malto-oligosyltrehalose trehalohydrolase — translation MRIGANYLGNGECEFTVWSPTLDSVAVQILTPQAQVIALKPQAEGYWQTKVNDVYPGTLYRYVLNEQNAFPDPASQYQPEGVHGPSQIVDRHFNWTDEAWAGIPVESMIFYELHVGTFTPEGTFSAIIPRLPQLRELGINAIEIMPISQFPGDTHIESALAYRNWGYDGVYPYAVQNSYGTPADLKELVNACHENGIAVVLDVVYNHFGPEGNYMSQFAPYFTATYKTPWGNAMNFDDAHSQGVRNYFIQNALYWLGEFHIDALRLDAIQAIYDLGAKHFLWELAEAVHHFSQQGQRWKRHLIAESDLNNPQIIRPVELGGYGLDAQWADDFHHALHTLLTGDRQGYYQDFGKFADLAKAYEDTFVYDWKYSPDRRRFHGVSCRDRPLSQFLVCIQNHDQIGNQMKGERLTARISFEGLKLAAGAVLLSPYLPLLFMGEEYGETAPFMYFVSHSDPDLIQAVRAGRKEEFEPFHYEDDPPDPESAETFLSCKLNWKLRNEGNHKILWDWYRQLINLRKTHPALLNQDRNFIQATSDEDKQLVIVRRWCETSELIFVLNFNSSPVTVTLPIKNNAHKLLDSADTSWSGSGSQTPEYLSAGEEVKLQPISLVLYEGE, via the coding sequence GTGAGAATTGGTGCTAATTATTTGGGTAACGGAGAGTGTGAATTTACAGTTTGGTCTCCAACGTTGGATAGCGTTGCTGTGCAAATTTTGACGCCCCAAGCGCAGGTAATTGCGCTTAAACCTCAGGCAGAGGGATACTGGCAAACGAAGGTTAATGATGTGTATCCAGGTACGCTTTATCGCTATGTCCTGAATGAACAAAACGCCTTTCCTGACCCGGCGTCGCAGTATCAACCTGAAGGCGTGCATGGCCCTTCTCAAATTGTTGATCGCCATTTTAACTGGACTGATGAAGCATGGGCGGGAATTCCTGTGGAGTCGATGATTTTCTATGAACTTCATGTCGGGACATTCACGCCTGAAGGCACTTTCAGCGCCATTATTCCCCGCTTACCCCAACTACGAGAATTGGGAATTAATGCTATTGAAATTATGCCCATTTCCCAGTTTCCTGGAGATACGCATATTGAGTCTGCTTTGGCATATCGTAACTGGGGCTATGACGGTGTTTATCCCTATGCTGTACAAAATTCCTACGGTACTCCAGCCGACTTGAAAGAACTGGTGAATGCTTGTCACGAAAACGGCATTGCTGTTGTGCTGGATGTGGTGTACAACCACTTTGGGCCAGAAGGTAATTATATGAGTCAGTTCGCGCCCTACTTTACTGCAACCTATAAAACGCCCTGGGGTAATGCGATGAATTTCGATGATGCCCACAGTCAGGGCGTGCGAAACTATTTTATCCAAAATGCGCTTTATTGGTTGGGCGAATTTCACATTGATGCATTGCGGTTAGATGCAATTCAAGCAATTTATGACTTGGGAGCAAAGCATTTTTTGTGGGAATTAGCGGAAGCAGTTCATCATTTTTCACAACAAGGGCAAAGATGGAAACGCCATTTAATAGCCGAAAGTGATTTAAATAATCCGCAAATAATTCGTCCGGTAGAATTGGGTGGCTATGGACTCGATGCTCAGTGGGCTGATGATTTTCACCATGCATTGCATACACTTTTAACAGGCGATCGCCAAGGATATTATCAGGATTTTGGTAAGTTTGCTGATTTAGCAAAAGCTTATGAAGATACTTTTGTTTATGATTGGAAATACTCGCCCGATCGCAGACGATTTCATGGCGTATCTTGCCGCGATCGCCCTTTATCACAGTTTTTAGTTTGCATCCAAAATCACGATCAAATCGGCAACCAAATGAAAGGAGAACGCCTCACAGCGCGGATCTCTTTTGAAGGATTAAAATTAGCCGCTGGTGCTGTGTTGCTGTCACCTTATTTGCCGTTATTATTCATGGGAGAAGAATACGGCGAAACCGCACCTTTTATGTATTTTGTTAGTCACTCCGATCCAGATTTAATTCAAGCAGTTCGAGCCGGACGCAAAGAAGAATTTGAACCATTTCACTATGAAGACGATCCTCCAGATCCAGAATCTGCGGAAACTTTCTTAAGCTGTAAACTTAACTGGAAATTACGCAACGAAGGTAACCACAAAATTTTGTGGGATTGGTATCGCCAATTAATTAATTTACGCAAAACCCATCCAGCACTTCTTAACCAAGACCGCAATTTCATTCAAGCCACTAGCGATGAAGACAAGCAATTAGTTATCGTCCGTCGTTGGTGTGAAACAAGCGAACTAATATTTGTATTGAATTTCAACTCGTCTCCAGTAACAGTAACTCTACCAATTAAAAACAATGCTCATAAACTATTAGATTCGGCAGATACCTCATGGTCTGGGTCTGGTTCTCAAACCCCCGAATATCTCTCTGCGGGAGAAGAAGTGAAATTGCAACCCATTAGTTTAGTACTGTATGAAGGGGAGTAG
- a CDS encoding CU044_2847 family protein, protein MSEVQRLIIKEDDLEYEIYVESNTAPEVPKEEETGYRDGLPTLNIQEFQGKIRNYAKLAVGAFKNLPDAEEVTVKFGIKLGGKTGIPFLTEGSAESNFEIEVKYKFPEKNP, encoded by the coding sequence GTGTCAGAAGTACAACGTTTAATTATCAAAGAAGACGATCTAGAGTACGAAATCTACGTAGAATCCAATACCGCCCCTGAAGTTCCAAAAGAAGAGGAAACGGGATATCGTGATGGTTTACCCACGCTGAACATTCAGGAATTTCAGGGCAAGATTCGTAATTATGCCAAGTTAGCTGTTGGTGCATTCAAGAATTTACCTGACGCTGAGGAGGTAACAGTTAAGTTTGGCATTAAGCTGGGTGGTAAAACTGGCATTCCGTTTTTGACTGAAGGTTCGGCGGAGAGTAATTTTGAAATTGAGGTTAAGTATAAGTTTCCAGAGAAGAACCCATAA
- a CDS encoding thiol-disulfide oxidoreductase DCC family protein has protein sequence MTYYVIYDGNCNLCVTLVQLLENLDKGKVFQYTPMQDEQRLLEWGITAQDCEQGMILIDGNEPQRRWQGSNAAEEIGRLLPVGSIFVDAYRALPGMKWAGDRFYEQIRDNRYTIFGKRSSTYESAYCVHGSCKP, from the coding sequence ATGACTTACTACGTAATCTACGACGGGAATTGTAATCTCTGCGTTACTTTAGTACAATTACTAGAAAACTTAGACAAGGGAAAGGTGTTTCAATACACTCCCATGCAAGATGAACAGAGACTTTTAGAGTGGGGAATTACAGCCCAAGATTGCGAACAGGGAATGATTTTAATTGATGGTAATGAGCCTCAAAGACGTTGGCAAGGTAGTAATGCAGCAGAAGAAATTGGTCGCTTATTACCAGTAGGAAGTATATTTGTAGACGCTTATCGGGCGTTACCGGGGATGAAATGGGCTGGCGATCGCTTTTACGAACAAATCCGCGATAACCGCTACACTATTTTTGGCAAGCGTTCTAGTACTTATGAATCAGCATACTGTGTTCATGGCAGCTGCAAGCCGTAG
- the treY gene encoding malto-oligosyltrehalose synthase, which produces MRIPRATYRIQFTPQFGFENAKAIATYLADLGISDLYASPIFKARSGSTHGYDIVDPTQLNPELGTNESFDALISEIQSLEMGWLQDIVPNHMAYSSENEYLMDILEHGPDSSYTDYFDLSWNVPFGDRQERILAPLLGDFYGVSLENGHIQLQYEQNGLTVNYYSLKLPLRLESYTKFLTYNLGKLTRTLGRNHPDFIKLLGILYILKNVPSEVAGKQRQDQIAFIKGLVWEIYTTNDLIREFIHENLKTFNGEPGNSESFNPLDDLLNDQFYRLAFWKVGAEEMNYRRFFTVNELISVKVEELRVFNNTHSFIEKLVAEGKFTGLRIDHIDGLYNPIQYLERLREKTGDVYITVEKILELTEDLPENWQIEGTSGYDFLNYINGVFCDKEAELWFDKIYHAFISTRVDYASLVKEKKQLILEKNLAGDIDNLALLLKNISSKYRYGNDFTVNGLKRAIAEVLTVFPIYRTYITPDGIGESDKLTIQDVINQAKEQVPLLQHELNFIEKLMLLEFDNSLSQTEREQWIYFVLRMQQYSGPLMAKGVEDTTLYVYNRLLSLNEVGGNPSHFGISVADFHSFNQKHQATWPHTMNTTATHDTKRGEDVRARLNVLSELPEEWEEQVNIWSHYNQGHRSIRQGFAMPDRNDEYFLYQTLIGAFPFAEAEHESFVERVKEYMIKAIREAKVHTAWLRPDSEYEEACTSFVEKVLNPSISGQFIEAFHPLQQRIAYYGMFNSLSQTLLKATAPGVPDIYQGTELWELSLVDPDNRRPVDFEQRRSYLSTIKEQIKTDILGLIQELLNHKNDGRIKLFLTAQLLKARKDYLSLFQDGDYQPLEIHGTHANHIIAFGRQLGNQTAIAIAPRFFTRLVQPGKDPLGESVWQDTHLELPPGTSSSWKNVLTEQPLQGKETLSMASALAHFPVALLVSSAE; this is translated from the coding sequence ATGCGAATTCCAAGAGCAACTTATCGAATTCAGTTTACCCCTCAGTTTGGCTTTGAAAATGCAAAAGCGATCGCCACTTATCTGGCAGATTTAGGCATTTCCGATTTATATGCTTCGCCGATTTTTAAGGCGCGGTCTGGTAGCACGCACGGTTACGATATAGTAGATCCCACTCAACTCAACCCGGAACTGGGAACTAATGAGTCTTTTGATGCATTAATCAGTGAAATACAATCTCTGGAAATGGGTTGGTTACAAGATATTGTGCCTAACCACATGGCTTATAGCAGCGAAAATGAGTATTTAATGGATATCTTGGAACACGGGCCAGATTCCAGCTATACTGATTACTTCGATCTTTCTTGGAATGTGCCATTTGGCGATCGCCAAGAACGAATTCTCGCTCCTCTACTGGGAGATTTCTATGGTGTATCCCTAGAAAATGGACACATTCAACTGCAATATGAACAAAACGGCTTAACTGTTAATTATTACAGTTTGAAGTTGCCGTTGCGGTTAGAATCATACACAAAGTTTCTTACTTATAATCTCGGCAAACTGACGCGGACATTGGGGCGCAATCATCCCGATTTTATTAAGCTATTGGGGATTCTGTATATTCTCAAAAATGTGCCTTCAGAAGTTGCGGGTAAACAGCGACAAGACCAAATTGCATTTATCAAAGGATTAGTTTGGGAAATCTACACCACAAATGATTTAATCCGCGAGTTCATTCACGAAAACCTCAAAACTTTTAATGGAGAACCTGGCAATTCCGAAAGTTTTAATCCCCTAGATGATTTACTCAACGACCAATTTTATCGTCTCGCTTTCTGGAAGGTCGGGGCGGAAGAAATGAACTATCGCCGATTTTTTACTGTCAATGAATTGATTTCTGTAAAAGTTGAAGAACTGCGGGTTTTTAATAATACTCATAGTTTCATTGAAAAATTAGTTGCAGAAGGTAAATTTACAGGTTTACGCATTGACCATATTGATGGACTTTATAACCCAATCCAATATCTAGAAAGACTGCGAGAAAAAACCGGAGATGTTTATATTACTGTTGAGAAAATCTTGGAACTCACGGAAGATTTACCGGAAAATTGGCAGATTGAAGGTACGTCCGGATACGACTTTTTGAACTATATCAATGGCGTCTTTTGTGATAAAGAAGCAGAATTGTGGTTTGATAAAATTTACCATGCATTTATCAGTACGAGAGTAGATTATGCATCGCTGGTAAAAGAGAAAAAGCAGCTAATATTAGAAAAGAACTTAGCAGGTGATATAGATAATTTAGCTCTCCTCTTAAAGAATATTTCCAGCAAATATCGCTACGGCAATGACTTTACTGTGAATGGACTCAAAAGAGCGATCGCTGAAGTTTTGACAGTGTTCCCCATTTACCGGACTTATATTACTCCCGATGGAATTGGAGAGAGCGATAAACTCACCATTCAAGACGTAATTAATCAAGCCAAAGAACAAGTACCTTTGTTGCAGCATGAATTAAATTTTATTGAAAAGTTGATGCTGCTGGAATTTGATAATTCTCTTTCTCAAACAGAACGTGAACAGTGGATATATTTTGTCTTGCGGATGCAGCAATACAGTGGTCCATTGATGGCCAAAGGCGTGGAAGACACAACATTATATGTTTACAATCGTTTGTTATCACTCAATGAAGTGGGAGGAAATCCGAGTCATTTTGGCATTTCTGTAGCTGACTTCCACAGTTTTAACCAAAAGCACCAAGCAACATGGCCTCACACCATGAACACCACAGCCACCCATGACACAAAACGCGGCGAAGATGTGCGAGCAAGGTTAAATGTGTTATCGGAATTGCCGGAAGAATGGGAAGAACAAGTCAACATTTGGAGTCATTATAATCAAGGACATCGCAGCATTCGCCAAGGATTTGCCATGCCCGATCGCAATGATGAGTATTTTCTCTATCAAACATTAATCGGTGCATTCCCCTTTGCCGAAGCAGAACACGAATCTTTCGTAGAACGGGTGAAGGAATATATGATTAAAGCAATTCGAGAAGCGAAAGTCCATACTGCATGGTTACGGCCTGATAGCGAATACGAAGAAGCTTGTACTTCCTTTGTAGAAAAAGTCCTCAATCCTTCAATTTCTGGGCAATTTATCGAAGCTTTTCATCCCCTTCAACAGCGAATTGCCTATTATGGAATGTTCAATTCTCTTTCCCAAACTCTACTGAAGGCTACCGCACCCGGCGTACCTGATATTTATCAAGGAACGGAACTTTGGGAATTAAGTTTAGTCGATCCAGATAACCGCCGTCCTGTAGATTTTGAACAGCGACGCAGTTATTTAAGCACCATTAAAGAGCAAATCAAAACTGACATTTTGGGATTAATTCAAGAGTTGCTAAATCACAAAAACGACGGTAGAATTAAACTGTTTTTAACGGCGCAATTACTCAAAGCCAGAAAAGATTATCTCTCATTATTCCAAGACGGAGATTATCAGCCCTTAGAAATTCACGGAACTCACGCCAATCATATTATTGCCTTTGGGCGACAATTAGGAAATCAAACAGCGATCGCCATCGCACCCCGCTTTTTCACTCGCCTCGTTCAGCCCGGAAAAGATCCCTTGGGTGAGTCAGTGTGGCAAGATACACACCTGGAATTACCCCCTGGAACTTCCTCGTCTTGGAAAAATGTCTTAACTGAACAACCGTTACAGGGGAAAGAAACATTATCTATGGCATCTGCCCTCGCGCATTTTCCAGTTGCTTTATTGGTTAGTAGTGCTGAGTAA